Proteins encoded within one genomic window of Pararhizobium capsulatum DSM 1112:
- a CDS encoding 4-aminobutyrate--2-oxoglutarate transaminase: protein MTSLTDRKNAAISRGVGMTTQIYADRAENAEIWDKEGNRYIDFAAGIAVVNTGHRHPRVIEAVKKQLDRFTHTCHQVVPYENYVELAERLNALVPGNFEKKTIFVTTGAEAVENAVKIARAATGRQAVIAFSGGFHGRTFMGMALTGKVVPYKVGFGAMPADVFHAPFPVEMHGTTVEQSLGVLKKLFAADVDPNRVAAIIIEPVQGEGGFYPVPVSFMKAIREICDQHGILLIADEVQTGFARTGKLFAMEHYGVAADLVTMAKGLGGGFPIAAVTGRKDVMDAPGPGGLGGTYAGSPIGVAAAHAVLDVIRDEDLCNRAEQLGGRLKQRLASIREQVPEIVDIRGPGFMNAVEFNDTITNLPSAEFANKVRLVALEKGLILLTCGVHGNVIRFLAPITIQDEVFAEALDILEASILEARAA from the coding sequence GTGACCTCTCTCACCGACCGCAAGAACGCAGCCATTTCCCGTGGCGTGGGCATGACCACGCAAATCTATGCCGACCGCGCTGAAAATGCCGAGATCTGGGACAAGGAAGGCAATCGCTACATCGATTTCGCCGCAGGTATTGCCGTGGTCAACACCGGCCATCGCCACCCGCGTGTCATCGAAGCCGTCAAGAAACAGCTCGACCGCTTCACCCACACCTGCCATCAGGTTGTTCCCTACGAGAACTATGTCGAGCTCGCCGAGCGCCTGAACGCTCTCGTCCCCGGCAATTTCGAAAAGAAGACGATCTTCGTCACGACAGGCGCCGAAGCCGTCGAAAATGCCGTCAAGATTGCCCGCGCCGCGACAGGCCGTCAGGCCGTCATCGCCTTCAGCGGCGGCTTCCATGGCCGTACCTTCATGGGCATGGCGCTGACCGGCAAGGTCGTGCCCTACAAGGTCGGTTTCGGCGCCATGCCAGCCGACGTCTTCCACGCACCCTTCCCGGTCGAGATGCACGGCACGACCGTCGAGCAGTCGCTCGGTGTGCTGAAGAAGCTTTTTGCTGCCGATGTCGATCCGAACCGCGTCGCAGCCATCATCATCGAGCCGGTGCAAGGCGAGGGCGGCTTCTATCCGGTACCAGTCAGCTTCATGAAGGCGATCCGCGAAATCTGCGATCAGCACGGCATCCTGCTGATTGCCGATGAAGTGCAGACCGGTTTTGCCCGTACCGGCAAGCTGTTTGCCATGGAACATTATGGTGTCGCAGCCGACCTCGTGACCATGGCCAAGGGTCTAGGCGGCGGCTTCCCGATTGCAGCTGTCACCGGCCGCAAGGATGTGATGGATGCGCCAGGACCGGGCGGTCTCGGGGGCACCTATGCCGGCAGCCCGATCGGCGTTGCAGCGGCCCATGCCGTCCTCGATGTCATCAGGGATGAAGACCTCTGCAACCGCGCCGAACAACTCGGCGGTCGCCTGAAGCAGCGCCTTGCCTCGATCCGTGAACAGGTTCCGGAAATCGTCGATATCCGCGGCCCCGGCTTCATGAATGCGGTCGAATTCAACGACACGATCACCAACTTGCCGAGCGCCGAATTCGCCAACAAGGTGCGGCTTGTCGCGCTGGAAAAGGGCCTGATCCTGCTCACCTGCGGCGTGCACGGCAACGTCATCCGCTTCCTGGCGCCGATCACCATTCAGGACGAGGTCTTCGCCGAGGCCCTCGACATTCTGGAAGCTTCGATCCTCGAAGCCCGGGCGGCCTGA
- a CDS encoding NAD-dependent succinate-semialdehyde dehydrogenase, with amino-acid sequence MIFTAHLTDHVKESVLLGLENAIAAPAGARFAVHNPSTGDLLATLPDMGVGETRAAIEVASIAQTAWAARPAKERSAILRRWHDLILTHLDDLAAVLTAEMGKPLGESKSELQHAAAYIEWYAEEAKRVYGETFPAPSTDRRMLVIKQPVGVVGTITPWNFPASMVARKIAPALAVGCTVILKPAEQTPLIALAMHTLARRAGLPEGVFNLVLASEGDAIGRELCSNPKVRKISFTGSTEVGRILMRQCSDQIKKVSLELGGSAPFIVFECADIDAAVDGAIQAKFRNAGQTCTSANRFYVQAAVYDEFAGKLAEEARKLVVGDGFSPAVTIGPLIDERAMAKVEAHVTDAVSKGATLMCGGTRLEGAGAFYTPAVLSGVDRRMQVACDETFGPVAPIIRFETIEDVITEANDTIYGLAAYFYATELKKVWHVAEALEYGMIGINAGRMSSEAAPFGGLKQSGIGREGSRHGAEDYLEMKYLCMGNI; translated from the coding sequence ATGATCTTTACCGCTCATCTCACTGACCATGTAAAAGAATCCGTCCTGCTCGGTCTTGAAAATGCGATCGCCGCGCCGGCTGGCGCGCGTTTTGCCGTTCATAATCCATCGACCGGGGATCTGCTCGCCACGCTCCCGGACATGGGTGTTGGGGAGACGCGCGCCGCAATCGAGGTGGCATCCATCGCCCAAACGGCCTGGGCCGCTCGTCCCGCCAAGGAACGTAGCGCCATCCTGCGACGCTGGCACGACCTGATCCTGACCCACCTCGACGATCTCGCCGCCGTGCTGACCGCGGAAATGGGCAAGCCGCTTGGAGAATCGAAATCCGAGCTTCAGCATGCCGCCGCTTACATCGAATGGTATGCAGAAGAAGCCAAGCGCGTTTATGGCGAGACCTTTCCAGCCCCTTCGACGGATCGACGCATGCTGGTCATCAAACAGCCCGTCGGCGTCGTCGGTACGATCACGCCTTGGAATTTTCCGGCCTCGATGGTGGCGCGAAAGATCGCACCTGCGCTTGCCGTCGGCTGCACGGTCATCCTGAAGCCGGCCGAGCAGACCCCGCTGATAGCGCTCGCCATGCATACGCTTGCCCGCCGCGCCGGCCTTCCTGAAGGTGTATTCAATTTGGTACTCGCATCCGAAGGCGATGCGATCGGCCGCGAACTCTGCAGCAATCCGAAGGTTCGCAAGATCAGCTTCACCGGCTCGACGGAAGTGGGCCGTATCCTGATGCGGCAATGTTCCGACCAGATCAAGAAAGTAAGCCTCGAGCTGGGTGGCAGCGCACCCTTCATCGTTTTCGAGTGCGCTGATATCGATGCGGCCGTTGACGGCGCAATCCAGGCGAAATTCCGCAATGCCGGCCAGACCTGCACGTCAGCCAACCGCTTCTACGTCCAGGCCGCCGTCTACGACGAATTTGCGGGCAAGCTTGCGGAGGAAGCAAGGAAACTCGTCGTCGGCGACGGCTTCTCGCCCGCGGTAACAATCGGTCCGTTGATCGACGAGCGCGCCATGGCCAAGGTCGAAGCCCATGTCACGGACGCCGTTTCCAAGGGTGCCACCTTGATGTGCGGCGGCACGCGATTGGAGGGCGCCGGCGCGTTCTATACGCCAGCCGTACTCTCCGGCGTCGATCGTCGCATGCAGGTTGCCTGCGACGAGACTTTCGGCCCTGTGGCCCCGATCATTCGTTTCGAGACGATCGAGGATGTGATTACAGAGGCCAATGACACAATCTACGGCCTTGCCGCCTATTTCTATGCGACCGAACTCAAGAAAGTCTGGCATGTGGCCGAAGCGCTGGAATACGGCATGATCGGCATCAACGCCGGCCGCATGTCTTCCGAAGCCGCCCCCTTCGGCGGCCTCAAGCAATCCGGTATCGGCCGCGAAGGCTCCCGCCATGGTGCGGAAGATTATCTGGAGATGAAATATCTCTGCATGGGCAATATCTGA